A single window of Eucalyptus grandis isolate ANBG69807.140 chromosome 1, ASM1654582v1, whole genome shotgun sequence DNA harbors:
- the LOC104440579 gene encoding protochlorophyllide reductase, with amino-acid sequence MKAMALQAAFSLPSAISTPKEGKCTAVHIKETSLAGISVRDHLQDDLLLPTTFAKDFRKRGVPFFVVRAQTATTAPIIKDSQPEQKKTERQFNVVVTGASSGLGLATAKALAELGNCHVIMACRNFLKAEKAAKSVGIPKENYTVMHLDLASLESVRQFVDNFRRSGRPLDVLVCNAAVYQPTAKEPSFTAEGFELSVGTNHLGHFLLARLLLDDLKQSDYPVKRLIIVGSITGNTNTLAGNIPPKANLGDLRGLVGGLNGVSSSPMIDGGEFDGAKAYKDSKVCNMLTMQEFHRRYHEETGITFASLYPGCIATTGLFREHVPLFRLLFPPFQKYITKGYVSEEEAGKRLAQVVSDPSLEKSGVYWSWNKNSSSFENQLSKEASDAEKARKLWEISEKLVGLA; translated from the exons ATGAAGGCCATGGCACTCCAAGCAGCATTCTCACTTCCCTCTGCAATCTCTACCCCCAAGGAG GGGAAGTGCACGGCGGTTCACATTAAGGAGACCAGTCTTGCAGGGATTTCCGTGAGAGACCACCTCCAGGATGATTTGCTCCTCCCCACCACCTTCGCTAAG GATTTCAGGAAAAGAGGTGTGCCCTTTTTCGTAGTTAGAGCCCAGACAGCGACCACGGCGCCAATAATCAAAGATTCCCAACCAGAACAAAAGAAGACGGAAAGACAGTTTAATGTAGTGGTCACGGGAGCCTCGTCCGGGTTAGGCCTGGCCACGGCCAAGGCACTAGCTGAATTGGGGAATTGTCATGTCATAATGGCATGCCGAAACTTTCTCAAAGCGGAGAAAGCGGCTAAATCGGTTGGCATTCCGAAAGAGAACTACACCGTGATGCACCTAGACCTTGCCTCTCTTGAGAGTGTGAGGCAATTTGTTGACAACTTCCGCCGTTCGGGTAGGCCATTGGATGTGCTGGTTTGTAATGCTGCTGTGTATCAGCCCACCGCAAAAGAGCCATCATTCACAGCCGAAGGGTTCGAGCTCAGTGTCGGGACTAATCATCTGGGTCATTTCCTTCTTGCAAGATTGTTGCTTGATGACTTGAAGCAATCGGATTACCCCGTGAAGCGCCTCATCATTGTCGGTTCCATTACAG GGAACACAAACACATTAGCTGGAAATATACCACCAAAGGCCAACTTGGGGGACCTGAGGGGCTTAGTGGGAGGATTGAATGGGGTGAGCAGCTCGCCTATGATAGACGGAGGTGAGTTTGATGGTGCCAAGGCCTACAAAGACAGCAAAGTGTGCAACATGCTCACCATGCAGGAGTTCCACCGGCGCTACCATGAAGAGACCGGAATCACGTTCGCTTCTTTGTATCCGGGTTGCATTGCCACTACTGGATTGTTCAGAGAGCACGTTCCCTTGTTCAGACTTCTATTCCCTCCCTTCCAGAAGTACATCACCAAAGGATATGTCTCTGAAGAGGAGGCCGGAAAAAGACTCGCACAG GTGGTGAGCGACCCTAGCTTGGAGAAATCGGGAGTCTACTGGAGCTGGAACAAGAACTCATCCTCCTTCGAGAATCAACTCTCCAAAGAAGCCAGTGATGCCGAGAAGGCACGTAAGCTATGGGAGATCAGTGAGAAACTTGTCGGATTAGCTTAG
- the LOC104440590 gene encoding bifunctional epoxide hydrolase 2, whose product MEKIKHSHVAVRDVKLHVAEIGEGPKVVVFLHGFPEIWYTWRHQMIGVADAGYRAIAFDFRGYGLSDQPLDPEKGSFADLVEDVVSLLDALGIAKAFLVGKDFGALPAYLVAAVKPERVCGVITLGIPFMLPGPSIIPVHLFPRGFYVLRWQEPGRAEADFGRLDVKTVIRNIYILFSKSEVPVAGDDQEIMDLVDESTPLPPWFSEEDLAAYASLYEKSGFRFALQVPYRSMGKEYAIVDPKVTAPALLIMGEKDYVLKFPGMEDYIRTGQVKHFVPNLDVTFMPEGSHFVHEQLPEQVNSLVVDFLNKQNI is encoded by the exons ATGGAGAAAATCAAGCACAGCCATGTAGCAGTGAGAGACGTGAAGCTTCATGTTGCCGAAATTGGAGAAG GTCCAAAGGTGGTGGTGTTCTTGCATGGGTTCCCAGAGATATGGTACACTTGGAGGCACCAAATGATAGGCGTCGCCGATGCAGGGTACCGCGCCATCGCATTCGATTTCAGAGGCTATGGGCTCTCCGATCAGCCTCTTGACCCTGAGAAGGGTTCTTTTGCTGATCTTGTTGAAGATGTCGTTTCCCTCCTCGATGCTCTGGGCATTGCAAAG GCCTTCCTTGTGGGGAAGGACTTTGGAGCTCTGCCAGCATACCTAGTGGCAGCAGTCAAGCCAGAGAGGGTCTGTGGAGTCATCACACTGGGCATCCCCTTCATGCTACCTGGACCCTCGATCATCCCAGTTCATCTCTTTCCCAGAGGCTTTTACGTTCTCAGGTGGCAg GAACCTGGACGAGCAGAAGCTGACTTTGGGAGGCTAGATGTCAAGACGGTCATAAGAAACATCTATATACTCTTCTCCAAGAGTGAGGTCCCTGTCGCTGGCGATGATCAGGAGATCATGGACTTGGTTGATGAGTCGACCCCACTACCTCCATGGTTCTCAGAGGAAGATCTTGCAGCTTATGCATCCTTGTATGAGAAGTCTGGGTTCCGCTTTGCCCTGCAGGTTCCATATAG GTCTATGGGGAAGGAATATGCCATAGTGGATCCAAAAGTTACAGCTCCGGCGCTGCTGATCATGGGAGAGAAAGACTATGTCCTGAAGTTTCCAGGCATGGAGGACTACATAAGGACTGGGCAAGTGAAGCATTTTGTCCCTAACTTAGACGTCACCTTCATGCCGGAAGGGAGCCATTTTGTCCATGAGCAACTTCCAGAGCAAGTGAATAGTCTTGTAGTTGACTTCCTGAACAAGCAAAATATCTAA
- the LOC104440589 gene encoding bifunctional epoxide hydrolase 2, producing MEKIKHSHVAVRDVKLHVAEIGEGPKVVVFLHGFPEIWYTWRHQMIGVADAGYRAIAFDFRGYGLSDQPNDPEKGSFADLVDDVVALLDALGIEKAFLVGKDFGALPAYLVAAVKPERVCGVITLGVPFMLPGTSVLPWHLFPKGFYMLRWQEPGRAEADFGRLDVKTVIRNIYILFSRSELPVAGDDQEIMDLVDESTPLPPWFSEDDLAAYASLYEKSGFRFALQVPYRSLGKEYAMVDPKVTAPALLIMGEKDYVLKFPGMEDYIRAGQVKHFVPNLDITFMPEGSHFVHEQLPEQVNSLVVDFLNKQNI from the exons ATGGAGAAAATCAAGCACAGCCATGTAGCAGTGAGAGATGTGAAGCTTCATGTTGCTGAAATTGGAGAAG GTCCAAAGGTGGTGGTGTTCTTGCATGGGTTCCCAGAGATATGGTACACGTGGAGGCACCAAATGATAGGCGTGGCCGATGCAGGGTACCGCGCCATCGCCTTCGATTTCAGAGGCTATGGGCTCTCCGATCAGCCGAATGACCCTGAGAAGGGTTCTTTTGCTGATCTTGTTGACGATGTTGTTGCCCTCCTTGATGCTCTGGGCATTGAAAAG GCCTTCCTGGTGGGGAAGGACTTTGGAGCTCTGCCAGCATACCTAGTAGCAGCGGTCAAGCCAGAGAGGGTCTGTGGAGTCATCACACTGGGCGTCCCCTTCATGCTACCCGGAACCTCGGTCCTCCCATGGCATCTCTTTCCCAAAGGCTTTTACATGCTCAGGTGGCAg GAACCTGGGCGAGCAGAAGCTGACTTTGGTAGGCTAGATGTCAAGACAGTCATAAGAAACATCTACATTCTCTTCTCCAGGAGCGAACTCCCTGTTGCAGGTGATGATCAGGAGATCATGGACTTGGTTGATGAGTCGACCCCGCTACCTCCATGGTTCTCTGAGGATGATCTCGCGGCCTATGCATCCTTGTATGAGAAGTCTGGGTTCCGGTTTGCCCTGCAGGTCCCATACAG GTCTCTGGGGAAGGAATATGCCATGGTGGATCCAAAAGTTACGGCTCCGGCGCTGCTGATCATGGGAGAGAAAGACTATGTCCTGAAGTTTCCAGGCATGGAGGACTACATAAGGGCTGGCCAAGTGAAGCATTTTGTCCCTAACTTAGACATCACCTTCATGCCGGAAGGGAGCCATTTCGTCCATGAGCAACTACCAGAGCAAGTGAACAGTCTTGTAGTTGACTTCCTGAACAAGCAAAATATCTAA